The following proteins are co-located in the Pseudomonas sp. ATCC 13867 genome:
- the trpB gene encoding tryptophan synthase subunit beta, translating into MSTLRTGPDAKGLFGHFGGQYVAETLMPLIHDLAREYEKAKEDPQFQQELAYFQSDYVGRPSPLYFAERLTEHCGGAKIYLKREELNHTGAHKINNCIGQILLAKRMGKKRIIAETGAGMHGVATATVAARFGMECVIFMGTTDIDRQQANVFRMKLLGAEVIPVTAGTGTLKDAMNEALRDWVTNVHNTFYLIGTVAGPHPYPAMVRDFQAVIGKETREQLAEKEGRLPDSLVACIGGGSNAMGLFHPFLDDASVKIIGVEAAGHGIETGKHAASLNGGVPGVLHGNRTFLLQDEDGQIIDAHSISAGLDYPGIGPEHAWLHDIGRVEYTSITDHEALEAFHQCCRLEGIIPALESSHALAEVFKRAPNLPKDHIMVVNLSGRGDKDMQTVMHHMQQEQKA; encoded by the coding sequence ATGTCCACACTGCGCACCGGTCCAGACGCCAAGGGCCTGTTCGGCCACTTCGGCGGCCAGTACGTCGCCGAGACCCTGATGCCGCTGATCCACGATCTGGCCCGCGAGTACGAGAAGGCCAAGGAAGATCCGCAGTTCCAGCAGGAGCTCGCCTACTTCCAGAGCGACTACGTCGGCCGCCCGAGCCCGCTGTACTTCGCCGAGCGCCTGACCGAGCACTGCGGCGGCGCGAAGATCTACCTGAAGCGCGAAGAGCTGAACCACACCGGCGCGCACAAGATCAACAACTGCATCGGCCAGATCCTGCTGGCCAAGCGCATGGGCAAGAAACGCATCATCGCCGAGACCGGCGCCGGCATGCACGGCGTGGCGACCGCCACCGTGGCCGCGCGCTTCGGCATGGAGTGCGTGATCTTCATGGGCACCACCGACATCGATCGCCAGCAGGCCAACGTGTTCCGCATGAAGCTGCTCGGCGCCGAGGTGATCCCGGTCACCGCCGGCACCGGCACCCTCAAGGACGCGATGAACGAAGCGCTGCGCGACTGGGTCACCAACGTGCACAACACCTTCTACCTGATCGGCACCGTGGCCGGCCCGCACCCGTACCCGGCGATGGTCCGCGACTTCCAGGCAGTGATCGGCAAGGAAACCCGCGAGCAGCTGGCCGAGAAGGAAGGGCGCCTGCCCGACTCGCTGGTCGCCTGCATCGGCGGCGGCTCCAACGCCATGGGCCTGTTCCACCCGTTCCTCGATGACGCCAGTGTCAAGATCATCGGCGTCGAGGCCGCCGGTCACGGCATCGAGACCGGCAAGCACGCGGCCAGCCTGAACGGCGGCGTGCCGGGCGTGCTGCACGGCAACCGCACCTTCCTGCTGCAGGACGAAGACGGCCAGATCATCGATGCGCACTCCATCTCCGCCGGCCTGGACTACCCCGGCATCGGCCCGGAACACGCCTGGCTGCACGACATCGGTCGCGTCGAGTACACCTCGATCACCGACCACGAGGCGCTGGAAGCCTTCCACCAGTGCTGCCGCCTGGAAGGCATCATTCCCGCGCTGGAGTCCTCCCACGCGCTGGCCGAAGTCTTCAAGCGCGCGCCGAACCTGCCCAAGGACCACATCATGGTGGTGAACCTGTCCGGTCGTGGCGACAAGGACATGCAGACCGTCATGCACCACATGCAACAGGAGCAGAAAGCATGA